TCCATAGGCAAAGGTTGCAATAATTTTTCCTTTATGCGTAAGTTTATTTGTACCAGTAACAGCACCTGCTGCAACTAAATCGACTATGCTATCAGTGAGCATTTCAGTATGAATACCGAGATTTCGATGATCTTTCAACATAGCCATGACCGCATTTGGAACTGAACCAATACCAACTTGAAGTGTATCCCCGTCTTCGATTTCATCTATTACAAACTTAGCAATCGCTAAGTCTTTTTCTGTCACTGGCGGTGATTTTACTTCAGCCAATGCTAAATCATTTTCCACATAACCTACAATTTGACTAATATGAATTTGGTTTTTACCAAATGTCCTTGGCATATGTGCATTGACTTCCAGCATAAATGGAACATGGCCAATAAATTCTGCGATATAGTCTGCACCCGTCCCCAACGAAAAATAACCATGCTCATCCATCGGCGATGCAACCGCCATAATCATAGACATCTTCGTTGTCTTTTTCAACAGTCTCGGCACATCATGAAAGACGTTTGGAACCAATTCAACATGTCCATCATAATACGCCTCTCGTGTTGCGCCACTTAAAAAATAGGACTTATGCGTAAGATGCCCTTTCATTTCCCCTGATATATAATTCCGTTTTGTAAGCGCCAACATTTGATGCACAGTAACATTCTCTAATTTTAAATAATTTCCTTCCAATATATCTAGTAATCTATGGGGTTCTCCATTGCCAATAGGGATGATAATATCTGCTTCTTTGTCAATCAACTCAATAACTTCTTGTTCATCTAGGTGTTTTATCAAAAAGTCTCACTCCCCGCAATATTCAGTTCAACCCATAGTATATACCAGACTGAGCGCTCGCTCAATGTAATTCAGTTCAGTTTTAGTTTATCCTGAGAAACGATATACTAAAATCATGACAAAACTTACAGCTGATCAACTCAAACAATTGAATATGTACAGTATCTATACAGATACACCTCAGCGCAAGCTATTTTCGCTTGCGGACTTTCTTGGCGATCAAACTGAGGAAGCACTTACTGCAACTCTAGCGATTAGTCGCAGTCCCAATAAAACAGTCACCGCTTCTTATTTCATGCGCCGATTCGGTATGTTCATCGCCATGCAGTTTTATAATTTAGCGATGTATGATGAGGTTTGGGATGGAGAAATTGAGCGACTAACTTTTGGTGCGAAAAAAGAGTTTGGGAACTTGACCGTCAGCATGTTCGCAAATTCTGAGGATTGGCGAAGCGTGAAAATTGACGAGCGCAGTGAAGTTATTCGATATATATTGAAACAATGCGACGCGGTCATTCGTCAAACTCGAACTGTAGCTAATATTTCGTCACTAACATTATGGGAAAGCGTCTTTGGATTTCTACTCTGGCATTACCATGTTTTATTGGAAAATCCCGGAACGGCTGATGAAGCACGCGCTGATTTAAATCTACTTAAAGACGAAGCGCTTTGGGAAGGAATCGCACCGCGCTCTTTATTCGCCGTTTATTTAAAAGGGCTTGAGCCGGCTGCATTATTAAATACAGTCGTTCGGACAACATGTTGTTTATCAAAAGATGTCCCAGGCCTCATGCAATGCGGATTTTGCCCGCTAATAAAGAGTTAACCCTCGCGATATGCCCTAAATGATGCCTTCATCGAATAAATTGAACCGATTGCTGCACCACCGTAAAAAAAGCCCATGAAAATTCCAGCCGACAAGTTTCCTGAATGGCTGATGAAGATGGATATGGCCAGTCCGATGATAACTGCAACGGTCGACAACCAGCTCGAGGGGACTTTTAAGAACACTTTGATCAAAATGATGGCAACAACGATTACTGGAATCGCCCAAATGGCATCCCAAATATTTGTGTGGATCACCGGAAATTCAGTCAACATAGACTCAGTCCTTTTTTACTGAAAAGGTTGCCCCGTATTTATGTTTCCATACATTAAGGAGGAATGACGTTGCTCATTAAAGGACACCTGGTAAAAGGCGCTGTTCTTGATGAAGAAACACGATGCGCACATTATTATTCAGAAATTGATCGAATTGCGATCAAGTTTTATTGTTGTGATACTTACTTTCCTTGCTACGCTTGCCACGAGGAAAGCGGTTGTGGCAAGCCAAGCGTGTGGCCTAAAGTTCAGTTTAACGAGAAAGCGATTCTTTGCGGTGCTTGTGGGCATGAGCTGACTATCTCGGAATACTTGGACTGTAAATCAGAATGCCCAATATGTGCTGCAACCTTTAATCCCGGCTGCAATTTGCATCGGCATTTATATTTTGAAATATAAAAAGTGCATCCCCTTTTTTCCAGGAATGCACTTTTTTTAAACTGTTTTCGTAGCGGTTTTTCGTATTTCCCGCCGCGCTTCGTAAATATTTGACACAATCGCTTTACCGACTGCGTACGTTGGAATTGCAATGATAATACCTAGGAAGCCTGCAATATTACCTGCTGCCAAAATAACTGTGATGACTGTGAGCGGGTGAATATCGAGCGATTTCCCCATCACATTCGGTGTGATTAAGTTACTTTCAATTTGTTGGGCAACAACTGTGATTACGCCAACCCAAATCACCAGTGTTGGATCTTGAACGAATGCAATAATAACAGCCGGTGTCACGGCTATCCATGGACCGATAAACGGGATCAAGTTCATAAAAAGTCCAAAAATCGCAAGTAATAATGCATATTTCAGACCAATTGCCCAGTATCCGATGAGTAGCAGAATGGCTAAAAGAAAACTAATTAAAAATTGACCTTGAATATAAGAACGTAAAACGTTATCGATATCCGATAGTGTTTTTTTAACCCATTGCCTTTGTTTTCCCGTAAAAAATCCATAGATAAACGGTGCAAATTTTTCGTGATCTTTCAACATAAATATAAAGAAAAACGGCACAAGCACTAATAAGAACATCGCTTGCAGAAATGATTGAATGAATTGGACAATCCATTTCCCAAACTTTACCGCAATCGATTGGATTGAGGCTGCTGCACTATCTATCGATTCTTCTAGATTTTTAGGCAGTTCATGTTTTTGCTTTAAAACATAATTTGTCATTTCATTAATTTCTGCGGTGATCGTAGGTGAGTTCTCAACTAATTCATTCACCTGTTTCGTAACCGGCGGGCCGATAATCGCTGCAAAAATCCATATGACCCCGATGAGACCTGCAAATATCGTTAAAATACTTGCCCATCTAGGAAATTTTCTGTTCTCAAGAAATCGCTGAATCGGTTCAGTCATATAGTA
This DNA window, taken from Sporosarcina sp. 6E9, encodes the following:
- a CDS encoding holin translates to MLTEFPVIHTNIWDAIWAIPVIVVAIILIKVFLKVPSSWLSTVAVIIGLAISIFISHSGNLSAGIFMGFFYGGAAIGSIYSMKASFRAYREG
- a CDS encoding CHY zinc finger protein, which translates into the protein MLIKGHLVKGAVLDEETRCAHYYSEIDRIAIKFYCCDTYFPCYACHEESGCGKPSVWPKVQFNEKAILCGACGHELTISEYLDCKSECPICAATFNPGCNLHRHLYFEI
- a CDS encoding acetyl-CoA hydrolase/transferase family protein, whose protein sequence is MIKHLDEQEVIELIDKEADIIIPIGNGEPHRLLDILEGNYLKLENVTVHQMLALTKRNYISGEMKGHLTHKSYFLSGATREAYYDGHVELVPNVFHDVPRLLKKTTKMSMIMAVASPMDEHGYFSLGTGADYIAEFIGHVPFMLEVNAHMPRTFGKNQIHISQIVGYVENDLALAEVKSPPVTEKDLAIAKFVIDEIEDGDTLQVGIGSVPNAVMAMLKDHRNLGIHTEMLTDSIVDLVAAGAVTGTNKLTHKGKIIATFAYGTQCLYDFVHQNPAVEFLPVSEVNDPREIAKEERIVSINATTEIDLYGQCASETVAGRYYSSTGGQADFAQGVRFAKHGKGFICMYSTAKDDTISRIQTQLTPGSVVTTSKNAVDNIVTEYGIAKLYGKSLKERANALIDIAHPKFREELRFNAQKYGIL
- a CDS encoding AI-2E family transporter, translating into MIKKLWFQVGIGILLAILIIRYFLDIKGIFSPIFIIGKTIFLPLLLGGVLYYMTEPIQRFLENRKFPRWASILTIFAGLIGVIWIFAAIIGPPVTKQVNELVENSPTITAEINEMTNYVLKQKHELPKNLEESIDSAAASIQSIAVKFGKWIVQFIQSFLQAMFLLVLVPFFFIFMLKDHEKFAPFIYGFFTGKQRQWVKKTLSDIDNVLRSYIQGQFLISFLLAILLLIGYWAIGLKYALLLAIFGLFMNLIPFIGPWIAVTPAVIIAFVQDPTLVIWVGVITVVAQQIESNLITPNVMGKSLDIHPLTVITVILAAGNIAGFLGIIIAIPTYAVGKAIVSNIYEARREIRKTATKTV